The genomic stretch AACTATAAGAGGGGATATATCATTTAAAAAGGGTGAAACAGTTATAAAAACAGAAGTTAGATAACCTAAGTTGTTACTTGTAAAAAAGAAGGTTCTAAAGAGTCCCTCTTTAATACGGGTTCATTTCTTAGCTTGATCCAAGAAACGAACCAAAGAAGATCAAGAAGGTTTATAAGTTGTCTTAGTAGGTAAGGCACGATCGTCAGTGTAGCTCTTTATCTGATTTTCTCAAAGTTTTATGATCCTTGCGGTTGCTTTGTGATGAAGAATTAAATGTCTTATAAGGTGGCAACTGGGGTTAATAACTAAATTTTAATGTAAATTGTAAATTGACAAAAGTCTAAAAAAATGATAGTATTTATGAATAAATTTAGAGGGAGGAAACATATTTATGAAAAGAGTAGAAGTCAGAGTTAATCACATTTTAATCAAATTGATATAGGTGATAGCTATGGTTTTGAATTTTTATAAACCCTTGAATAATATAAAGAGATTAAAGTAGCTATTTTTAATAAGATAGCTACTATTTTTTTGTAAAATAAACTTAGGAGGTCAGTTATGACGGAATTAGACAAGATATATTCTCCGACGGAGATCGAAGGAAAGTGGTACAAAACATGGGAAGAAAATAAGTATTTTAGAGCAACAATGGATGATGAAAAGCCTAACTATACCATAGTTATGCCGCCGCCAAATGTTACAGGTGTATTACACATGGGACACGTTTTAAATAACAGTATCCAGGATACCCTTATCAGATGGAAGAGGATGAGCGGATACAATACCCTTTGGATGCCAGGAACAGACCATGCAGGGATCGCTACTCAAAATAGGGTAGAGAGAAAATTAGCAGAAGATAATTTAACTAGAGATGATCTTGGAAGAGATAAGTTCATAGAAAAAGTTTGGGACTGGAAGAATGAATATGGCGGGATAATCACTAATCAATTAAGAAGATTAGGAGCATCTTTAGACTGGGAAAAAGAAAGATTTACAATGGATGAAGGTTGTTCTGAATCTGTAAAAGATATATTTGTAAAGTTATATAATGATGGATTAATTTACCAGGGGGAATATATGGTAAACTGGTGTCCGCAATGTGGAACTGCTTTGGCTGATGATGAAGTAGAACACAGTGAGCACAAAGGTCATATGTGGCATATAAAGTATCCTGTAAAAGATTCCGATATAGAGTTTGTAGTAGCGACTACCAGACCGGAAACGATGATAGGAGATACTGGAGTAGCTGTAAACCCTAACGATGAGAGATATAAAGATTTAATAGGTAAGATGGTAATTCTTCCTCTTACAGGAAGAGAAGTTCCTATTATTGCTGATGACTATGTAGATATGGAATTCGGGACTGGTGTAGTAAAAATGACTCCAGCTCATGACCCCAATGACTTTGAGATCGGGAAGAGACATAACTTAGAGATCATGAATATATTTACTCCAGATGCTAAGATGAATGCTCTTACCGGGAAATATGAAGGGATGGACAGATTCCAAGCTAGAAAAGCAGTTGTAGAAGATCTTGAAAAAGAAGGATACTTAGCTAAAATAGAAGATCACAACAATAAAGTCGGTGGATGTTATAGATGTAATACAACTGTAGAATCTAGAATATCTAATCAATGGTTCGTTAAGATGGAATCATTGGCTAAAGATGCACTGGAAGTAGTATATAATGGTGATGTTAAGATCATGCCAAAGAGATGGGAAAAAGTTTACTATAACTGGTTAGAAAATATAAGAGACTGGTGTATATCCAGACAGATCTGGTGGGGACACAGAATACCTGCATATTACGGACCTGATAACCACCTGTTCGTAGCAACATCAGATGAAGATGCAGCAGCCCAGGCTCTTGCACATTACGGAAAAGAAGTTGAATTAGTTCAGGAAACAGATGTATTGGATACATGGTTCTCATCTGCTTTATGGCCTTTCTCAACATTAGGATTACCGGAAGAGAAAGAATTAGAAAGATTCTACCCGACAAATACACTGGTAACCGGAGCAGATATATTATTCTTCTGGGTTGCTAGAATGGTAATGATGGGAATGTATGAGATGAAGGAAATCCCATTTGAACATGTATTCTTACATGGAATAGTTAGAGATGAATTGGGAAGAAAGATGTCTAAGTCATTAGGAAACTCTCCTGATACTTTAGAATTGATAGATAGATATGGTGCAGATGCCATCAGATTTACTATGATATATAACACATCTCAAGGACAGGACGTACATTTCTCTGAAAAATTAATCGAAATGGGAAGAAACTTCTCAAATAAAATCTGGAATGTATCTAGATTCGTATTGATGAACTTGGAAGACTTCGATATCAACAGTGTAAATAAAGATGAATTAGAGTTAGAATTAGTGGATAAGTGGATCTTCTCTAAATTGAATAGAGCTTCTAAAAAAGTGAATGAACATTTAGACAGTTTCACATTGGATGAAGCTGCTAAGGGAGCATATGAGTTCTTAAGAGGAGACTTCTGTGACTGGTATGTTGAGTTAGCTAAGACCAGACTATATAACAGTGAAGATGAAAAATCTAAGAAGACTGCTCAATATGTATTATGGACAGTATTAGAAGAAGGATTAAGATTATTACATCCGTTTATGCCATTTATTTCAGAGGAAATATGGCAAAAATTAGGAGCAAAAGGTGAAACAATCATGTTAGAAACATTCCCTACTTGTGATGAAACTTTAGTGGATGAAGAAGCAGAGGCATCTTTTGAATATTTACAATCTGTGGTTTCTGCCCTTAGAAATATAAGAGCTGAGATAAATATATCTCCTGCAAAGGAAGTAAAGGCAATCTTAAGAACCAGCAATGAATCTGAGATTAAAACTTTAGAGAATAATAAAACATTCCTGACTAAGTTAGCTAAATTAGAAACTTTAGAATTTGGAGATGTAGCAAAACCTACAGGTGCAGGATTCAGAGTAGTAAAAGATTCTGAACTATATGTACCGTTAGCAGGACTATTAGATCCTGAGGTTGAGATCAAGAAGATAGAGGCGCAGATGGTTAAGATAGAGAAGGATCTGGCTAAGGTAAATGGTAAACTTTCCAATGAGAAGTTTACTTCTAAGGCTCCTGAACACATCTTAGAGAGAGAAAGAAAGATACAAAAAGAATATCAGGATAAGTTAGACAAATTAACTGAAAACTTAAAAGCATTTAAGTAAGAAAGCAACGTGACGCTGCATCCAGATAAGAAAAAAACACAGGGAATCCATTTGGATTCCCTGTTTTTTTTTTCTATATTTTTTAATCCTTGATATTTTGTTGTATACTTAATAGTGGAAATTCGGAATATGTTATAATAATAGATTTTAAAAATAAAAATGCAGTCAGGAGGGAAGATGAAAAATATAATAGTAAGGGCTATAGAAGAAAAAAGATTGATATCATTGACCTATGATAGTTTGGACAGAATTGTAGAACCCCATGCATGTGGTGTATCAACTAAGGGGGATCAAACATTACGTTGTTTTCAAATAAAAGGAAGTCACGCTTCCAAAAAACATCATGACTGGATGCTCCTAAAGTTCTCAAAAATAAGCAATTTAGAAGTTATGGAGGAAAAATTTGATAGCCCAAGAACAGGATATAAAAAAGGTGATAAAGCGTTTGAAATTATTTATAAAGAGTTATAGATACAGTGTAATTCAGGAGTTAAAATTTGACCTTTCTTTTCTTGTAAAATTCATAAAGTTATAGTAAAATTTTTGAATAAAAGCAATTAATTGGAGGAGAATAGATGAATTATAAATTAGAACATGCCTGTATCAGAGTGATGGATTTGGAAAGATCGTTGGAATTTTATAAAAAAGCACTGTCTTTGGAGGAAGTAAACAGACTGGATTATTCTGAGTACAAATTTACTTTAGTGTATCTAAGTGATGAAAATAGGAATTTTGAGATAGAGTTAACGCATAATTATGATACTGAAAAACCTTATGAATTAGGAAACGGATTCAGTCACTTTGCACTGACTGTAAGTGACTTGGAAAAATCCCATGAATTTCATAAAAATATGGGATTAGAAGTAACTGATCTTAAGGGACTTCCAGGGGAAAAGCCCAGATATTATTTTATTACAGATCCAGATGGATATAAGATAGAAATTATAAGAAGGTAGAAGACATAAATAGAGATTAGAGGGATTTTATCCCTCTTTTTTTTTGAGGTAAATGATTTTTAGTGAGAATGTCTAAAGTTTTCGTCTTTAATACGAGTTCCTTTTCTCTTGAAAGAAAATGGAACCGAAAAGTTCAAGAAGTTCATAAATATCTTTGTAAGTAAGTCAAGGATCCCAGTTTCTTCTAGGGGTTCCAGAAGGACATATGGGGTGAGACGAAACTCGTAAGAGAATTACTGTGAAGTGTGACGATTATGAACTTCACTTTTAACATTTTTTCTAAATGAGATTAAAAACTTTACCTTCGTTTTTCTTATAAAATTCATAAAGGTATAGGAGTAGGGATTATTGTTGTTACATTGAATAAGTAGTTGTAGTTAATGTAATTCAAAATTTAGGTGGTGAACATATGGATATAATCAGTGATATAGGAGAAAGAATAAAAGAATGTAGAATAAATAAAGATGTAAATGACTTAATTCTTAAGAATGAAAAAGAGATAAAAGAAAAATTAAAAAATTTAGATTTAGAAAAAGAAAAACTAGTATTTATATTGGGAGCAGGGATATCTATAGCTTATGGTTTGAAGTCATGGGATGAATTAGCTGATTGTTTGGTTGAAGAAGCTTACAAAACAGACAAAATAAGTGAATTAGGAATGACTATTTTAAAGAGAAAAGATCCAAAGAATAAGATAACTACAATAAAAAAAATATTAGAAAAAGATGATGAAAAGAATGAAAGATATTATAAAATAATAGAAAAAGAGTGTTATTTAGGAAAAGAAGGTGAACTTTGGAAAGTGGAAGAGAAGCAAAATCTTATTTTAGAGAGTATAAAAAAAATTGATGAATACGATAATATAAAATATATTACAACCAATATAGATAAGTTATTAGAAGTGTATTTAGGTGAAGAAGAAGTTTCTATAAAATTAGAGGATATATCAGAAAATAAAAAAATAGAAAAACTTCATGGGTGTATAGAAAAGAAAGAGATAGTTTTTACTCCTATGGAGTATATTGATTTTTATAGTAAAGAAGATAATAATAATAAATTAAATAAATTAGTAGGAGATTCTTCTCTAGTGATTTTTTTAGGAAAAGGATTGGAATCAGAAATACTTCAAGCTATATTAAAAAAAGAATATGAAAGAACGGATTTTTATATATTTAAATATTATGGAGATATTCCTACAAATGAATTAAATACAACCATAGATCTTGATAATCAGTGCTATAAAAATAGAAGAATTAAAATTTTACCCTATAATGATCACGCAAAGTTACCAGAGTATTTTGATGAATTAATCGGAGCAAATTTAAACTTGATTTCTCAAAGTACTTTAGATGAGCTTAAAGATCTTGATATAGGAAAGTTAAAAAAGAGGTTAAAAAATGAAGAAATGGTGAGAGGGTTGGCATTAAAATTAAGAGATGGATATTTAGAAGGTTATCTTCCAAAGATTAGTAAAGATGATTTAGTAACTTTATACTCTGAGAGGGAATCAATTTTGTCAAAATCTAAAGGAAAAGTAGAAGATATTTATTTAGAAGTCTTTGTAAAATATAAAGGCAAAGAGTTTATAGATGAAGTATGGGAAAATATGAATAAAAATAAAAATTTAGATGTTTGGAACTTAAAAACAATAGTTAGATTGAGTGAAGAAATAGATGAGGATCGATTAAAGAAAATATTTAATTTCATTGAGGGAAGAAAAGGTGGGTATAACGATTATTTAATAGTTGAAATCTTTGAGGTTTTATTAAAAAAAATTAAAAATGAAGAATTTTTATATGAACAAATATTTGCAATAGAAAAGCAAAATAGTAATTTAGAATTTAAATATTTTACCAGAGAGTCATTTGATAGATTTTTAGAGAGAAATATAGAATTAATAGACTACGAAATACTTCAAAAGATAATGTTAGGTATAATAAATTCAATTGATTCAATATTTACAGGAAAATATGAAATGAAAGATGGGTTTATACCAACAATAGATCCAATTATTTTAATAGATATACTGGATGGGTTGAATTATTTTTTTGTTAAGGATCCAGATAATTTCAACAAGTTTTTTAAAGGTATTAAAGATTTTAAATTTGAAAAAATAAAAGAATTAAAAATATTGGGGTATGTATGTTCTATAAATCCATTACTATTAAATAAAATTGAGATTAAAGAAATAGTGGGGATTATTTCTATAACAGGAAGTATGTATTATCCACTTTTACAAAAAAATAAAGAGATTAAAGAAAAATTAAAAAATGTAGATTATGAAAAAGAAGTGGAGGATTTTTATAAAAAATTAGATAAAGTCCAAGATATAGAAGATATAATAGAATCTAAATTTTTTATATCTTCTATACTAGAGGATGAGAAAAATAAAATAAAATTTAAAGAGGAGCATAAAAGGGAATTAGAAATTTCAGATTATAAATTAACTAGAAAGATAAAAATTAATATAAGTGTGATGAAATTATTAAAAGAGAAAATGAATGAAGAAGAGTTTTGGGAAGAAATAAAAAGTATATATTCGTTAGGTCAGACTAATGTAAATATATATGAAAAAGAAATATATTTTAAATATAAAGAAATAATTGATAAAACTCCTATTAAAATGCCGATTGAATTTTATGAGAATTTATTTTATAAGGTAGAAGAAATTTTGGAATTAGAAGAATTGTATAAAAATTATATAGAGAAGGCAAGGCAGAAAAAATATTTTGAAATTACTTATTCTTATCAAGAAGCTATAATAAATAAATTTAGAACCTTGGAAAATGATAATAAGTTAACTGACGAATATGAAGAGTTTGTAGAAAGGATATTTCGAATAGGAGAGAGAATAGAAGGTATTTATGGAGATAAATTTTCTAAAAATTCTGGTGAAAATCCTTCAAGATATTTAAATTTAATGTTTTTACCGCTGTACTATAGTAATATGGATGATCAGGAAAAATTGAATCTAGTGTTAAAAAGAATTGATTCAAAGAAAGATGTTTTTCCAGATGGAGTAGATTATGAAATAGGTAGAAATTTATTTGAATTTTATGATATGAAAAAAAAAAAAATTTTAGAAGAGACAAAATGGAGAGAAATTTTAGAAAAAAAATCTAGTGGATTTATTAGAAGTTTTAGAGAGGCAAGAAATTCTAAAATGCCAAGGGAATTATATGAAGAATTATTTGAGAATAATTTCTTTATAGAGATGTTAAATGCAGGGGAATTAGAAAAAATAGATGTGGCTATATTTTGGGGATTGTTAATAGAAGGGATAAAAAAAGATACAAAAACTATAAAAAAATTAGATGAAATTAAAGAAATGAATCAGTTTATTGTAGGAGAGATGATCTTATATATTGATAGATTGGGAAAAAGGTTTGGAGAAATTGGTTGCAATTCTCAAGATAAAGAAATGTATAAAACTATAAAAGAAAAATTATTAAAAATGATTTTAGATCTTATAAAAAAAGATAAAGTGAAATGGATGGAAGGTTATTTTGATATGAATTTTTTAGACCTTTGTTTAGATGAAGAAATTATAAAAAATGAAAAACAAG from Psychrilyobacter piezotolerans encodes the following:
- a CDS encoding valine--tRNA ligase, giving the protein MTELDKIYSPTEIEGKWYKTWEENKYFRATMDDEKPNYTIVMPPPNVTGVLHMGHVLNNSIQDTLIRWKRMSGYNTLWMPGTDHAGIATQNRVERKLAEDNLTRDDLGRDKFIEKVWDWKNEYGGIITNQLRRLGASLDWEKERFTMDEGCSESVKDIFVKLYNDGLIYQGEYMVNWCPQCGTALADDEVEHSEHKGHMWHIKYPVKDSDIEFVVATTRPETMIGDTGVAVNPNDERYKDLIGKMVILPLTGREVPIIADDYVDMEFGTGVVKMTPAHDPNDFEIGKRHNLEIMNIFTPDAKMNALTGKYEGMDRFQARKAVVEDLEKEGYLAKIEDHNNKVGGCYRCNTTVESRISNQWFVKMESLAKDALEVVYNGDVKIMPKRWEKVYYNWLENIRDWCISRQIWWGHRIPAYYGPDNHLFVATSDEDAAAQALAHYGKEVELVQETDVLDTWFSSALWPFSTLGLPEEKELERFYPTNTLVTGADILFFWVARMVMMGMYEMKEIPFEHVFLHGIVRDELGRKMSKSLGNSPDTLELIDRYGADAIRFTMIYNTSQGQDVHFSEKLIEMGRNFSNKIWNVSRFVLMNLEDFDINSVNKDELELELVDKWIFSKLNRASKKVNEHLDSFTLDEAAKGAYEFLRGDFCDWYVELAKTRLYNSEDEKSKKTAQYVLWTVLEEGLRLLHPFMPFISEEIWQKLGAKGETIMLETFPTCDETLVDEEAEASFEYLQSVVSALRNIRAEINISPAKEVKAILRTSNESEIKTLENNKTFLTKLAKLETLEFGDVAKPTGAGFRVVKDSELYVPLAGLLDPEVEIKKIEAQMVKIEKDLAKVNGKLSNEKFTSKAPEHILERERKIQKEYQDKLDKLTENLKAFK
- the gloA gene encoding lactoylglutathione lyase: MNYKLEHACIRVMDLERSLEFYKKALSLEEVNRLDYSEYKFTLVYLSDENRNFEIELTHNYDTEKPYELGNGFSHFALTVSDLEKSHEFHKNMGLEVTDLKGLPGEKPRYYFITDPDGYKIEIIRR
- a CDS encoding SIR2 family protein; protein product: MDIISDIGERIKECRINKDVNDLILKNEKEIKEKLKNLDLEKEKLVFILGAGISIAYGLKSWDELADCLVEEAYKTDKISELGMTILKRKDPKNKITTIKKILEKDDEKNERYYKIIEKECYLGKEGELWKVEEKQNLILESIKKIDEYDNIKYITTNIDKLLEVYLGEEEVSIKLEDISENKKIEKLHGCIEKKEIVFTPMEYIDFYSKEDNNNKLNKLVGDSSLVIFLGKGLESEILQAILKKEYERTDFYIFKYYGDIPTNELNTTIDLDNQCYKNRRIKILPYNDHAKLPEYFDELIGANLNLISQSTLDELKDLDIGKLKKRLKNEEMVRGLALKLRDGYLEGYLPKISKDDLVTLYSERESILSKSKGKVEDIYLEVFVKYKGKEFIDEVWENMNKNKNLDVWNLKTIVRLSEEIDEDRLKKIFNFIEGRKGGYNDYLIVEIFEVLLKKIKNEEFLYEQIFAIEKQNSNLEFKYFTRESFDRFLERNIELIDYEILQKIMLGIINSIDSIFTGKYEMKDGFIPTIDPIILIDILDGLNYFFVKDPDNFNKFFKGIKDFKFEKIKELKILGYVCSINPLLLNKIEIKEIVGIISITGSMYYPLLQKNKEIKEKLKNVDYEKEVEDFYKKLDKVQDIEDIIESKFFISSILEDEKNKIKFKEEHKRELEISDYKLTRKIKINISVMKLLKEKMNEEEFWEEIKSIYSLGQTNVNIYEKEIYFKYKEIIDKTPIKMPIEFYENLFYKVEEILELEELYKNYIEKARQKKYFEITYSYQEAIINKFRTLENDNKLTDEYEEFVERIFRIGERIEGIYGDKFSKNSGENPSRYLNLMFLPLYYSNMDDQEKLNLVLKRIDSKKDVFPDGVDYEIGRNLFEFYDMKKKKILEETKWREILEKKSSGFIRSFREARNSKMPRELYEELFENNFFIEMLNAGELEKIDVAIFWGLLIEGIKKDTKTIKKLDEIKEMNQFIVGEMILYIDRLGKRFGEIGCNSQDKEMYKTIKEKLLKMILDLIKKDKVKWMEGYFDMNFLDLCLDEEIIKNEKQVMDIFIYNFEIKKLNKNDSLFYLKNNPEKIYEKIKKIDKYLAGVFIIFVVMNGYRYKEKLLKNKKLIKEKELKKLSFKNFDKDLKELIKDCLMDDELKIDIEKLKLKIQFNN